In the Caballeronia sp. LZ062 genome, one interval contains:
- a CDS encoding Lrp/AsnC ligand binding domain-containing protein, translated as MRTQRNPLRTLDKLDHKILSILQQDGRIAMKDLAERVGLSVTPCIERVRRMERDGVITGYYARVNPAQLGAALLVFVEITLDHKSGNMFDQFRREVQRIPEVLECHLVSGDFDYLIKARIGEMADYRKLLGDILLQLPGAVQSKSYVVMEEIKETLTIPVDV; from the coding sequence ATGAGAACGCAGCGAAATCCCCTTCGGACGCTCGATAAACTCGATCACAAGATTTTGAGCATCCTGCAGCAGGACGGGCGCATCGCGATGAAAGATCTCGCGGAGCGTGTCGGCCTTTCGGTGACGCCGTGCATCGAGCGCGTGCGGCGCATGGAGCGCGATGGCGTCATCACCGGCTACTACGCGCGCGTGAACCCTGCGCAGCTCGGCGCGGCGCTGCTCGTGTTCGTGGAGATCACGCTGGATCACAAGAGCGGCAACATGTTCGACCAGTTCCGGCGCGAGGTTCAGCGCATTCCCGAAGTGCTCGAATGTCACCTCGTTTCGGGCGATTTCGACTATCTGATCAAGGCGCGCATCGGCGAGATGGCTGACTATCGCAAGCTGCTCGGCGACATTCTTTTGCAACTGCCGGGGGCGGTGCAGTCGAAAAGCTACGTGGTGATGGAGGAGATCAAGGAGACGCTGACCATTCCGGTCGACGTCTAA
- the rplS gene encoding 50S ribosomal protein L19: MNLIEQLEKEEIARVLGEKAIPDFGPGDTVVVNVNVVEGTRKRVQAYEGVVIAKRNRGLNSNFIVRKISSGEGVERTFQTYSPLLASIVVKRRGDVRRAKLYYLRERSGKSARIKEKLVSKDRAGSAAE; this comes from the coding sequence ATGAATCTGATTGAACAACTCGAGAAGGAAGAGATCGCACGCGTGCTGGGCGAGAAGGCCATCCCCGACTTCGGTCCGGGCGACACGGTCGTCGTCAACGTGAACGTCGTCGAAGGTACGCGCAAGCGCGTGCAGGCTTACGAAGGCGTCGTGATCGCAAAGCGCAATCGTGGCCTGAACTCGAACTTCATCGTCCGCAAGATTTCGTCGGGCGAAGGCGTCGAGCGTACGTTCCAGACTTACTCGCCGCTGCTCGCGAGCATCGTCGTGAAGCGTCGCGGTGACGTCCGTCGCGCGAAGCTGTATTACCTGCGCGAGCGTTCGGGCAAGTCGGCTCGAATCAAGGAAAAGCTGGTCTCGAAGGACCGTGCTGGTTCCGCTGCCGAGTAA
- the rsgA gene encoding ribosome small subunit-dependent GTPase A, whose product MTTRATRKTGASSAARLRGTVIAAHGRHYLVMPDDGGAMLQCFPRGKKSDVAVGDHVMYEQSSADQGVIVEIGERRNLLYRSDQFKSKLFAANLDQLLIVLATEPHFSEDLLGRALIAAEAHELHALIVLNKTDVTDALPLARERLAPYRELGYTVIELSAKARPGEVHPQLDAHLHNRATILLGQSGMGKSTLVNLLVPDADAATREISSALNSGRHTTTFTRLYTLPGGGSLIDSPGFQEFGLHHLSEGQLERAFADFRPYLGHCRFYNCHHLQEPGCAVLEAVEAGKVRPERHALYAQLVHEASQIVR is encoded by the coding sequence ATGACGACGCGCGCCACGCGCAAGACCGGCGCGTCGTCTGCCGCGCGCCTGCGCGGCACGGTGATCGCCGCGCATGGCCGGCACTATCTCGTGATGCCGGACGACGGCGGTGCGATGCTTCAGTGTTTCCCGCGCGGCAAGAAGAGCGACGTTGCGGTGGGCGATCATGTGATGTACGAACAGTCGTCAGCGGATCAGGGCGTGATCGTCGAAATCGGCGAGCGGCGCAATCTGCTTTACCGCTCCGACCAGTTCAAGTCGAAGCTCTTCGCGGCGAATCTGGATCAACTGCTGATCGTGCTCGCCACCGAGCCGCATTTCAGCGAAGACTTGCTCGGGCGTGCGCTCATCGCGGCTGAAGCGCACGAACTCCATGCGCTCATCGTGCTCAACAAGACCGACGTGACGGACGCGCTGCCGCTCGCGCGCGAACGCCTCGCGCCGTATCGCGAGCTGGGCTACACGGTGATCGAGCTATCGGCGAAGGCGCGTCCGGGCGAGGTGCATCCGCAACTGGATGCGCATCTGCACAACCGCGCGACTATCCTGCTCGGTCAGTCCGGCATGGGCAAGTCGACGCTCGTGAATCTGCTCGTGCCCGATGCAGACGCCGCCACGCGCGAGATATCGTCGGCGCTCAATAGCGGCCGGCACACGACCACGTTCACGCGCCTCTACACGCTGCCCGGCGGCGGTTCGCTGATCGATTCGCCGGGCTTTCAGGAGTTCGGGCTGCATCACTTGTCGGAAGGCCAGCTCGAGCGCGCATTCGCCGACTTCCGGCCGTATCTGGGCCACTGCCGCTTCTACAACTGCCACCATCTGCAAGAGCCGGGGTGTGCGGTGCTCGAAGCCGTCGAGGCCGGCAAGGTCCGCCCGGAACGGCACGCGCTTTACGCGCAGCTTGTGCATGAAGCCAGCCAGATCGTGCGATGA
- the trmD gene encoding tRNA (guanosine(37)-N1)-methyltransferase TrmD: MQFDVVTLFPEMFRALTDWGITSRAVKQGRFGLRAWNPRDFTTDNYRTIDDRPYGGGPGMVMLARPLEDAINAAKAAQREQGIENTRVVMMSPQGAKLDHDRVMRFSQEPGLVLLCGRYEAIDQRLIDRVVDEEVSLGDFVLSGGELPAMALMDAVVRHLPGVLNDAQSAVQDSFVDVLLDCPHYTRPEEYEGVRVPDVLLGGHHKEIDAWRRREALRNTFIKRPDLIERARKSKLLSRADEAWLASLAKDVSKPQ; encoded by the coding sequence ATGCAGTTCGATGTCGTGACGCTCTTTCCCGAGATGTTTCGCGCGCTGACCGACTGGGGCATTACCAGCCGGGCGGTAAAGCAGGGGCGGTTCGGTCTGCGTGCGTGGAATCCGCGCGATTTCACCACGGACAACTACCGTACCATCGACGACCGTCCTTACGGCGGCGGCCCCGGCATGGTCATGCTGGCGCGTCCGCTGGAAGACGCGATCAACGCGGCTAAGGCAGCGCAGCGCGAGCAGGGCATCGAAAACACGCGCGTCGTGATGATGTCGCCGCAAGGCGCAAAGCTCGACCATGATCGCGTGATGCGGTTCTCGCAGGAACCCGGCCTCGTGCTTCTGTGTGGCCGGTACGAAGCGATCGACCAGCGGTTGATCGATCGCGTGGTGGACGAGGAAGTGAGCCTCGGCGACTTCGTACTATCGGGCGGTGAATTGCCCGCCATGGCACTGATGGACGCCGTCGTGCGCCACTTGCCCGGCGTGCTGAACGACGCGCAATCGGCGGTGCAGGACAGTTTCGTCGACGTATTGCTCGACTGTCCGCACTACACGCGGCCCGAGGAATACGAAGGCGTGCGTGTGCCGGATGTGCTGCTCGGCGGCCATCACAAGGAAATCGACGCCTGGCGCAGGCGCGAAGCGTTACGCAACACATTCATCAAGCGGCCCGATCTGATCGAGCGGGCGCGCAAAAGCAAGTTGTTGAGCCGTGCCGACGAGGCGTGGCTCGCAAGTCTCGCGAAGGACGTGTCGAAGCCGCAGTGA
- a CDS encoding M48 family metallopeptidase has protein sequence MTHLSLAFSTIFVVALAAMVSTKLWLASRQIRHVAAHRDGVPPQFTGTIPLAAHRRAADYTIERTRLTMIEVVTSAVVLVALTLLGGVQALDTAISGWLGRGYLGQIALVASVVAITSLIDLPFDYIRHFVVEEKFGFNRMSKKLFFVDLVKGTVLGVVIGAPLLLLTLWLMDRAGAYWWLWTWMVWVAFQLLAMIIYPTFIAPLFNKFEPLKDEALRARIENLMSRTGFAAKGLFVMDGSRRSAHGNAYFTGFGAAKRIVFFDTLLARLSGSEIEAVLAHELGHFKRRHVLKLMIVMFGISLAMLALLGWLVQTVWFYEGLGVRPSLVGGNNGLALVLFMLVLPVFMFFVTPLGSLTSRKNEFEADAFAASQTDPKDLVNALVKLYEDNASTLTPDPIYTAFYYSHPPASQRIDRLMQHAA, from the coding sequence ATGACCCACCTCTCGCTCGCCTTTTCGACCATCTTCGTCGTGGCGCTCGCCGCCATGGTTTCGACCAAGCTCTGGCTCGCGTCGCGCCAGATTCGCCACGTCGCGGCGCACCGCGACGGCGTGCCGCCGCAGTTCACCGGCACCATCCCGCTCGCGGCGCATCGGCGGGCGGCGGATTACACCATCGAGCGCACGCGCCTCACGATGATCGAAGTCGTGACGAGTGCCGTCGTGCTCGTCGCGCTGACGCTGCTCGGCGGCGTGCAGGCGCTCGACACCGCCATCTCCGGCTGGCTCGGGCGCGGCTATCTCGGGCAGATCGCGCTGGTGGCGTCGGTCGTCGCGATCACGAGTCTCATCGACTTGCCGTTCGACTACATCCGCCACTTCGTCGTCGAGGAGAAATTCGGCTTCAACCGCATGTCGAAGAAGCTCTTTTTCGTGGATCTCGTGAAAGGCACGGTGCTCGGCGTCGTGATCGGCGCGCCGCTGCTCTTGCTCACGCTTTGGCTCATGGATCGCGCGGGCGCTTACTGGTGGCTGTGGACGTGGATGGTCTGGGTCGCGTTCCAGTTGCTCGCCATGATCATCTACCCGACGTTTATTGCGCCGCTCTTCAACAAGTTCGAGCCGCTGAAAGACGAGGCGCTGCGCGCGCGCATCGAAAATCTGATGTCGCGCACGGGCTTCGCCGCCAAAGGCCTCTTCGTGATGGACGGCAGCCGCCGGTCCGCGCACGGCAACGCGTATTTCACGGGCTTCGGCGCGGCCAAGCGCATCGTGTTCTTCGATACCCTGCTCGCGCGGCTGTCCGGCAGCGAAATCGAAGCGGTGCTCGCGCACGAACTCGGCCACTTCAAGCGCCGTCACGTGCTCAAGCTGATGATCGTGATGTTCGGCATCAGCCTCGCGATGCTCGCGCTGCTCGGCTGGCTCGTTCAGACGGTCTGGTTCTACGAAGGCCTAGGCGTGCGGCCGTCGCTCGTCGGCGGCAACAACGGGCTTGCGCTCGTGCTGTTCATGCTCGTGCTGCCCGTGTTCATGTTCTTCGTGACGCCGCTCGGCAGCCTGACATCGCGCAAGAACGAGTTCGAAGCCGACGCTTTCGCCGCGAGCCAGACCGATCCGAAGGATCTCGTCAACGCGCTCGTGAAGCTGTATGAGGACAACGCGTCCACGTTGACGCCCGATCCGATCTACACCGCGTTCTATTACTCTCATCCACCCGCCTCGCAGCGCATCGACCGTCTGATGCAACACGCCGCATGA
- the rimM gene encoding ribosome maturation factor RimM (Essential for efficient processing of 16S rRNA) → MPARDPQNGHESGSVSQPKPGQQEGAATFGAFVRKPGARRVAAGVSGAGKSEAHVEGIEPAETLPEDAVEVGFIVDAYGLKGWVKVVPHAHGKSGGDALLAAKRWWLVKNRDRKSARCLQSKVHGDSIVARLSGCDDRDVALALKGHAVHIARSDFPKLDDEDEFYWVDLIGLDVENEAGVALGRVADMIDNGAHSILRVEYPATNKDGQPVTGERLIPFVGVYVKTVDRAAKRIVVDWDADY, encoded by the coding sequence ATGCCCGCGCGTGATCCTCAAAACGGCCACGAGTCCGGTTCCGTCAGTCAACCGAAGCCGGGGCAACAGGAAGGTGCCGCCACGTTCGGCGCGTTCGTCCGCAAGCCGGGCGCGCGCCGCGTGGCGGCCGGCGTTTCCGGCGCAGGCAAGTCCGAAGCACACGTCGAGGGCATCGAGCCGGCGGAAACGCTGCCGGAAGACGCCGTCGAAGTGGGTTTCATCGTCGATGCCTACGGCCTGAAGGGTTGGGTCAAGGTCGTGCCGCACGCGCACGGCAAGTCGGGCGGCGACGCGCTGCTCGCGGCGAAGCGTTGGTGGCTCGTCAAGAACCGCGATCGCAAATCCGCGCGCTGTTTGCAGTCGAAAGTGCACGGCGATTCGATCGTCGCGCGCTTGTCGGGCTGTGACGACCGCGACGTCGCGCTGGCGCTGAAAGGACATGCCGTGCATATCGCACGCAGCGACTTTCCGAAGCTGGACGACGAAGACGAGTTTTACTGGGTCGATCTTATCGGCCTAGATGTCGAAAACGAAGCGGGCGTGGCGCTTGGCCGCGTCGCCGACATGATCGACAACGGCGCGCATTCCATCCTACGGGTCGAGTACCCTGCGACGAACAAGGATGGCCAGCCCGTTACCGGCGAGCGGTTGATTCCGTTCGTCGGCGTGTATGTGAAGACGGTGGATCGGGCGGCGAAGCGTATCGTCGTCGACTGGGACGCCGATTATTGA
- a CDS encoding CoA pyrophosphatase: MPVLSTGEAMPRIEPERLTPDGLRARFAKELDWTQEPPEQRIKAIGGDPRVASVLVPLVLREDGLTVLLTQRADHLSDHAGQISFPGGRREPEDADAAATALREAREEVGLAAEHCEVIGAMPDYLTGTGFRVTPVVALVYPPFTLQADTSEVADIFEVPLAWLMDPANHEVRVFRWEGGERRFFAMPYTPSEGRAPYFIWGATAGMLRNFYRFLAAR; the protein is encoded by the coding sequence ATGCCCGTCCTTTCGACGGGTGAAGCCATGCCGCGTATCGAGCCGGAGCGCCTCACGCCGGACGGACTGCGCGCGCGCTTCGCGAAAGAACTGGATTGGACGCAGGAGCCGCCCGAGCAGCGCATCAAAGCGATCGGCGGCGATCCCCGCGTCGCTTCGGTGCTGGTGCCGCTCGTTTTGCGCGAGGACGGACTGACCGTGCTGCTGACTCAACGCGCCGACCATCTCTCCGACCACGCCGGCCAGATCAGCTTCCCAGGCGGGCGCCGCGAGCCCGAAGACGCCGATGCCGCCGCCACCGCGCTGCGCGAGGCGCGCGAAGAGGTCGGCCTCGCCGCGGAGCATTGCGAAGTGATCGGCGCGATGCCGGACTATCTGACCGGCACGGGCTTTCGCGTGACGCCGGTCGTCGCGCTCGTCTATCCGCCGTTCACGCTTCAGGCCGACACGAGCGAAGTCGCCGATATCTTCGAGGTGCCGCTCGCCTGGCTCATGGATCCCGCGAATCACGAAGTGCGCGTGTTCCGCTGGGAAGGGGGAGAGCGTCGTTTTTTTGCCATGCCGTACACGCCCAGCGAAGGCAGAGCCCCGTATTTCATCTGGGGCGCCACGGCCGGCATGTTGCGCAATTTCTATCGCTTTCTCGCCGCCCGCTAG
- a CDS encoding CobD/CbiB family protein, whose amino-acid sequence MTFFSVLLALIIEQVRALSPHNPVSALLHYHAESTAHGFDAGKPKHGVVAWLLVVLPWTLAVGLVYYVLYRINFVLAFLWNVVIVYFTLGFRQFSHYFTDIHLALNNDDVPRAREVLTEWTGLDTVDMPVSEIVRHTLVHAVVASHRHVFGVFFWFLIPIGPAGAVFYRIAEYLARAWAVPSPERTAEFSSFAQRAFFVIDWIPTRLTAMGFAIVGNFEDAIYAWRNHARQWPDSNDGVLLAAGSGALGARLAGPLAEPLSVEALAVGDASPLPVGDDCTPRTLQSAVGLVWRAVILWMLLLLMLTIAVWLA is encoded by the coding sequence ATGACTTTTTTCTCCGTATTGCTGGCTCTCATCATCGAGCAAGTGCGTGCCTTGTCGCCGCACAATCCCGTTTCGGCGTTGCTTCACTATCATGCGGAATCCACCGCACATGGCTTCGATGCCGGCAAGCCCAAGCATGGCGTCGTCGCGTGGCTTCTCGTCGTATTGCCGTGGACGCTCGCGGTCGGCCTCGTCTATTACGTGTTGTATCGCATCAACTTCGTTCTGGCGTTTCTGTGGAACGTGGTGATCGTGTACTTCACGCTCGGCTTTCGCCAGTTCAGCCACTATTTCACCGACATCCATCTCGCATTAAATAACGACGACGTGCCCCGTGCGCGCGAAGTGCTGACCGAGTGGACGGGCCTCGATACCGTCGATATGCCCGTGAGCGAAATCGTGCGGCACACGCTGGTTCACGCGGTGGTGGCGTCGCACCGGCACGTGTTCGGCGTGTTCTTCTGGTTTCTCATTCCGATCGGTCCGGCGGGCGCGGTCTTCTATCGCATCGCCGAATATCTCGCGCGCGCGTGGGCCGTGCCGAGCCCCGAGCGCACCGCCGAGTTCTCGTCGTTCGCGCAGCGCGCGTTCTTCGTCATCGACTGGATTCCGACGCGCCTGACCGCAATGGGCTTCGCGATCGTCGGCAACTTCGAGGACGCGATTTATGCGTGGCGAAATCACGCGCGGCAGTGGCCGGACTCGAACGACGGCGTGCTGCTGGCCGCAGGCAGCGGCGCGTTGGGCGCGCGGCTCGCGGGGCCGCTGGCCGAACCGTTGAGCGTGGAAGCACTCGCTGTCGGCGACGCCAGCCCGCTGCCCGTCGGCGACGACTGCACGCCGCGCACGCTGCAATCGGCGGTCGGCCTCGTGTGGCGCGCCGTCATCTTGTGGATGCTGCTCTTGCTCATGCTCACCATCGCGGTGTGGCTGGCCTGA
- a CDS encoding DUF2007 domain-containing protein — MKRLTWAPNLITAQHWVNVLAIAGVPCELHNRYLNGALGEIPADQCSPEIWIVDDRDEALARRLLDRAQKGPDANAQPWFCKHCGERLEPQFTVCWQCQTERDPLDG, encoded by the coding sequence ATGAAACGGCTCACCTGGGCGCCCAACCTGATCACGGCACAACATTGGGTCAACGTGCTGGCGATTGCGGGCGTGCCGTGCGAGCTGCACAACCGCTATCTCAACGGTGCGCTAGGCGAGATTCCGGCAGATCAGTGCTCGCCTGAGATCTGGATCGTCGACGATCGCGACGAAGCGCTGGCGCGCCGACTATTAGACCGCGCGCAAAAAGGGCCGGACGCGAACGCCCAGCCCTGGTTCTGCAAGCATTGCGGCGAACGGCTGGAGCCGCAGTTCACCGTGTGCTGGCAATGTCAGACGGAGCGCGACCCGCTCGACGGTTGA
- the rpsP gene encoding 30S ribosomal protein S16 — MVIIRLARGGSKKRPFYNIVATDSRSRRDGRFIERVGFYNPVATKGESLRIAQDRLTYWQGVGAQLSPTVERLVKQSKQAQPAA; from the coding sequence ATGGTCATCATCCGCTTGGCTCGTGGCGGCTCGAAGAAGCGCCCGTTCTACAACATCGTCGCAACCGATTCGCGTAGCCGCCGTGACGGCCGCTTCATCGAGCGCGTGGGTTTCTACAACCCGGTCGCCACGAAGGGCGAATCGCTGCGTATCGCTCAAGATCGCCTGACCTACTGGCAAGGCGTTGGCGCGCAACTGTCGCCGACCGTCGAGCGCCTGGTCAAGCAATCGAAGCAAGCTCAGCCGGCTGCTTAA
- a CDS encoding D-amino acid dehydrogenase, translated as MRIVILGSGVVGVTSAYYLARAGHEVTVIDREAGPALETSFANAGQISPGYASPWAAPGVPLKAVKWMFEKHAPLAIRLDGTMSQLQWMWQMLRNCTQERYTVNKGRMVRLAEYSRDCLQALRADTGIAYEGRTGGTLQVFRTQQQLDGAAKDIAVLKEANVPFELLSAAELAKAEPALAAVSHKLTGGLRLPNDETGDCQMFTTRLAAMAEALGVEFRYNTPIDALRVSNGRIAGVQCGSELIKADSYVVALGSYSPKLLGDLVKIPVYPLKGYSITAPIVDAKRAPVSTVLDETYKIAITRFDDRIRVGGMAEIVGYDKTLKQARRETLEMCVNDLFPGGGDTASASFWTGLRPMTPDGTPIVGRTPVPNLFLNTGHGTLGWTMSCGSGQLLADLMSGRQPAIRSDDLSVHRYLGDASVKGRPAYAGV; from the coding sequence ATGCGAATCGTTATTCTGGGAAGCGGCGTCGTCGGCGTGACGAGCGCGTATTACCTCGCTCGCGCCGGACACGAAGTCACGGTCATCGACCGTGAAGCCGGCCCCGCGCTCGAAACCAGTTTCGCCAACGCGGGACAGATTTCGCCGGGTTACGCGTCGCCGTGGGCCGCGCCGGGCGTGCCGCTCAAGGCCGTCAAATGGATGTTCGAAAAGCACGCGCCGCTCGCCATCCGCCTCGACGGCACCATGAGCCAGCTTCAGTGGATGTGGCAGATGCTGCGCAACTGCACGCAGGAGCGCTACACGGTGAACAAAGGCCGCATGGTGCGCCTCGCCGAATACAGCCGCGATTGCCTGCAGGCGCTGCGCGCCGACACGGGCATTGCGTACGAAGGCCGCACGGGCGGCACGCTTCAGGTGTTCCGCACCCAGCAGCAACTGGACGGCGCCGCGAAAGATATCGCTGTGCTCAAGGAAGCCAACGTGCCGTTCGAGCTTCTGTCGGCGGCGGAACTGGCGAAGGCCGAACCCGCGCTCGCCGCCGTATCGCACAAGCTGACGGGCGGCCTGCGCCTGCCCAACGACGAAACAGGCGACTGCCAGATGTTCACCACCCGCCTGGCCGCCATGGCCGAAGCGCTAGGCGTCGAGTTTCGCTATAACACGCCAATCGACGCGCTGCGCGTGAGCAACGGCCGCATCGCGGGCGTGCAATGCGGCAGCGAACTGATCAAGGCAGATTCGTATGTCGTCGCGCTCGGCTCGTATTCGCCGAAGCTGCTCGGCGATCTCGTCAAGATTCCGGTGTATCCGCTGAAGGGCTATTCGATCACCGCGCCGATTGTCGATGCGAAGCGCGCGCCGGTTTCCACCGTGCTCGACGAAACGTACAAGATCGCGATCACGCGTTTTGACGACCGCATTCGCGTCGGTGGCATGGCGGAAATCGTCGGGTATGACAAGACGCTGAAGCAGGCGCGCCGCGAGACGCTCGAGATGTGCGTGAACGACCTGTTCCCCGGCGGCGGCGACACCGCGAGCGCGAGCTTCTGGACGGGCCTGCGCCCGATGACGCCGGACGGCACGCCCATCGTCGGCCGCACGCCCGTGCCCAACCTCTTTCTGAACACCGGCCACGGCACGCTCGGCTGGACGATGTCGTGCGGCTCGGGCCAGTTGCTCGCCGATCTCATGTCCGGCAGACAGCCCGCGATCCGCTCGGACGACTTGTCGGTGCATCGTTATTTGGGCGATGCCAGCGTGAAGGGGCGGCCGGCGTACGCGGGAGTCTGA
- a CDS encoding NINE protein produces MTSSSFAAQSGPKPAGKAPPPYFRSKTLTAALAFFFGSIGLHRFYLYGMRDKYGWAHIVGIAMGAVGYLLLAATERTSVLGWVLAVPGAVSLLAAFLSAIVYGLRPDAKWDAQFNAHTERQSRSGWTVIFVVIFSLLIGAFLLMTGLALTFQTYFEGQVEAAKTLSQ; encoded by the coding sequence ATGACTTCCTCGTCCTTTGCCGCGCAGTCCGGCCCGAAGCCCGCGGGCAAGGCGCCGCCGCCGTACTTCCGCTCCAAAACACTGACCGCGGCGCTTGCGTTTTTCTTCGGCAGCATCGGTCTGCACCGCTTCTATCTGTATGGCATGCGCGACAAGTACGGCTGGGCGCACATTGTCGGAATCGCGATGGGCGCAGTCGGCTATCTGCTGCTCGCTGCAACCGAGCGTACTTCGGTGCTCGGCTGGGTGCTCGCCGTGCCGGGAGCGGTGTCGCTGCTCGCGGCGTTTCTCTCCGCGATCGTCTACGGCCTGCGACCCGATGCGAAGTGGGACGCGCAGTTCAACGCCCACACGGAACGTCAGAGCCGCTCGGGCTGGACCGTGATCTTCGTGGTGATTTTTTCGCTGCTGATCGGCGCTTTCCTGCTGATGACGGGGCTTGCGCTCACGTTCCAGACGTATTTCGAAGGACAGGTCGAAGCCGCCAAGACGTTGTCGCAATAA
- the orn gene encoding oligoribonuclease, translating into MTDSSDRPASADLAAESALARSDMNLIWLDMEMTGLEPDNDRIIEIAVVVTNSTLDKMVEGPVLAIHQTEEALERMDEWNRNTHGRSGLIERVKASTVDEAEATRQIREFLGQYVPPGKSPMCGNSICQDRRFMARWMPELETFFHYRNLDVSTLKELCRRWQPAIYKGFQKRAMHTALADIHESIDELKYYREHFLIPAAGSAS; encoded by the coding sequence ATGACCGACTCTTCCGACCGTCCCGCAAGCGCTGACCTCGCCGCCGAATCCGCGCTCGCGCGCAGCGACATGAATCTCATCTGGCTCGACATGGAAATGACCGGCCTCGAGCCGGACAACGACCGCATCATCGAAATCGCCGTGGTCGTGACGAACTCGACGCTCGACAAGATGGTGGAAGGTCCGGTGCTCGCCATCCACCAGACGGAAGAAGCGCTCGAACGCATGGACGAGTGGAACCGCAACACGCACGGTCGCTCGGGGCTGATCGAGCGCGTGAAGGCGTCGACGGTGGATGAAGCCGAAGCCACGCGGCAGATTCGCGAGTTTCTCGGCCAGTACGTGCCGCCCGGCAAGTCGCCGATGTGCGGCAACTCTATATGTCAGGATCGCCGTTTCATGGCGCGCTGGATGCCGGAACTGGAGACGTTCTTCCACTACCGCAATCTGGACGTCAGCACGCTCAAGGAACTGTGCCGCCGCTGGCAGCCGGCCATCTACAAGGGCTTCCAGAAGCGCGCGATGCACACGGCGCTCGCCGATATCCACGAATCCATCGACGAACTGAAGTACTACCGCGAGCACTTCCTGATTCCGGCGGCGGGCAGCGCGTCTTAA
- a CDS encoding PA0069 family radical SAM protein produces the protein MPTPDDEFPVAPPSPLKGRGAVSNIQGRYEKDERERIDDGWTHETADDEGSPPLRTQVFEERAKGILTRNNSPDIPFTVSLNPYRGCEHGCIYCFARPTHSYLGLSPGLDFESRIYAKINAGELLERELAKPSYQPDPIALGVNTDAYQPVERDLKLTRRVVEILHDCGHPFAAITKSSLIERDIDLLARMAERKQFMAAITVTTLDADIARTLEPRAATPSRRLRTIRTLADAGIPVGVSIAPVIPFVTEPDLERVLEACAEAGATTASYIVLRLPWEVAPLFKDWLAAHFPDRADRVMSRVRDMRGGKDYDSDFATRMKGEGLWADMLKQRFSQATKRLGLNLRNRGILDMSEFQRPASVKVQRGPVSPAGGQLNLF, from the coding sequence ATGCCCACGCCGGACGATGAATTTCCTGTCGCGCCGCCTTCGCCGCTGAAGGGGCGCGGCGCTGTGTCCAATATTCAGGGGCGCTACGAGAAAGACGAACGTGAGCGCATCGACGACGGCTGGACGCATGAAACCGCCGACGACGAAGGTTCACCGCCGCTGCGCACGCAGGTTTTCGAGGAGCGCGCGAAGGGCATTCTCACGCGCAACAACTCGCCTGATATTCCGTTCACGGTTTCCTTGAACCCGTATCGCGGCTGCGAGCACGGCTGCATCTACTGCTTCGCGCGTCCGACACACAGTTATCTGGGGCTGTCTCCGGGGCTGGATTTCGAAAGCCGCATCTACGCCAAGATCAACGCCGGCGAATTGCTCGAGCGTGAATTGGCGAAGCCGAGCTATCAACCCGATCCCATTGCGCTCGGTGTCAATACCGACGCGTATCAGCCCGTCGAGCGGGATCTGAAGCTGACGCGGCGGGTAGTCGAGATTCTGCACGACTGCGGGCATCCGTTCGCGGCGATCACGAAGTCGTCGCTGATCGAGCGCGATATCGACCTGCTCGCGCGCATGGCCGAGCGCAAGCAGTTCATGGCGGCGATCACAGTCACGACGCTCGACGCCGACATCGCGCGCACGCTGGAACCGCGCGCCGCCACGCCGTCGCGCCGGTTGCGCACCATTCGCACGCTCGCCGACGCGGGCATTCCGGTTGGCGTGAGCATTGCGCCGGTGATTCCGTTCGTCACTGAACCGGACCTCGAGCGGGTGCTGGAAGCGTGCGCGGAGGCGGGCGCGACGACGGCGAGCTATATCGTGCTGCGCCTGCCGTGGGAAGTCGCGCCGCTTTTCAAGGATTGGCTCGCCGCGCACTTTCCCGATCGTGCGGACCGCGTGATGAGCCGCGTGCGCGACATGCGCGGCGGCAAGGACTACGACTCGGACTTCGCCACGCGCATGAAGGGCGAGGGCTTGTGGGCCGACATGCTGAAACAGCGCTTTAGTCAGGCGACGAAGCGGTTGGGGCTGAATCTGCGCAATCGCGGCATTCTGGATATGTCGGAATTCCAGCGGCCCGCGAGCGTCAAGGTGCAGCGAGGGCCCGTCTCTCCTGCGGGTGGCCAACTGAATCTTTTCTGA